Proteins encoded within one genomic window of Mycolicibacterium monacense:
- a CDS encoding class I SAM-dependent methyltransferase produces MTTLDDTTSTEQFAERIVGAIDSASLTILLSIGHQTGLFDTLAQLPPATSTQIADAAGLDERYVREWLGGTVAARVVDYDAAAQTYSLPPTHAAVLTRAAGPDNLARVAQFIPLLGEVEQKIIECFRHGGGLPYSAYPRFHTLMAEESGEVFDAALVDVILPMADGLPARLAAGVDVADIGCGSGHAINVMAQAFPASRFTGIDFSDEGLGVGRAEAQRLGLQNAQFVAADVATLDAVEAYDVITVFDAIHDQAQPARVLANIQRALRPGGVFLMVDIKASSRLEDNVGVPMAPYLYTVSTMHCMSVSLGLDGAGLGTCWGRQLATSMLADAGFTEVDVREIDSDPLNFYYVCRK; encoded by the coding sequence ATGACCACACTCGATGACACCACCTCCACCGAACAGTTCGCCGAACGCATCGTCGGCGCCATCGACAGCGCGAGCCTGACGATCCTGCTGTCCATCGGACACCAGACCGGTCTGTTCGACACGTTGGCCCAACTCCCGCCGGCCACCAGCACCCAGATCGCCGACGCCGCAGGACTCGACGAACGCTATGTGCGTGAGTGGCTCGGCGGCACGGTCGCCGCCCGCGTCGTCGACTACGACGCCGCGGCGCAGACCTATTCGCTGCCGCCCACGCACGCCGCGGTCCTCACCCGCGCGGCCGGCCCGGACAACCTGGCCCGGGTCGCGCAGTTCATCCCGCTGCTCGGCGAGGTCGAGCAGAAGATCATCGAATGCTTCCGCCACGGTGGGGGACTGCCCTACAGCGCCTATCCGAGGTTCCACACCCTGATGGCCGAGGAGAGCGGTGAGGTGTTCGACGCCGCGCTCGTCGACGTGATCCTGCCGATGGCCGACGGCCTGCCCGCGCGGCTGGCGGCCGGCGTCGACGTCGCCGACATCGGTTGCGGCAGCGGACATGCCATCAACGTGATGGCGCAGGCGTTTCCGGCCAGCCGGTTCACCGGCATCGACTTCTCCGACGAGGGCCTGGGCGTGGGACGCGCCGAGGCGCAGCGCCTCGGGCTGCAGAACGCGCAGTTCGTCGCCGCCGACGTGGCGACGCTGGACGCCGTCGAGGCCTACGACGTCATCACGGTGTTCGATGCGATCCACGACCAGGCGCAGCCCGCGCGGGTGCTGGCCAACATCCAGCGCGCCCTGCGGCCGGGCGGCGTGTTCCTGATGGTCGACATCAAGGCGTCGAGCCGGCTGGAGGACAACGTCGGGGTGCCGATGGCGCCCTACCTCTACACCGTCTCGACGATGCACTGCATGAGCGTGTCGCTCGGGCTCGACGGCGCGGGGCTGGGGACCTGCTGGGGCCGCCAACTCGCCACGTCGATGCTGGCCGACGCCGGCTTCACCGAAGTGGACGTGCGGGAGATCGACTCCGATCCGCTGAACTTCTACTACGTCTGCCGCAAGTAA
- a CDS encoding serine hydrolase domain-containing protein yields the protein MGVLDVIADWPVGTAAAAVVGPAGVLAEYGDQRHRFRLASVTKPLAARAAQIAVEEGVVDLDTEAGPPGSTVRHLLAHTSGLSMHSDETMAEPGDRRVYSNYGFGVLAATIERAADIEFGRYLAEAVFEPLGMSDSTLDGGAEAAGYGAYSTVADVAAFAGDLLRPKLVSQQMHDEATSVQFPGLDGVLPGFGVQRPNDWGLGFEIRDDKSPHWTGSTNSKRTYGHFGQSGTFLWVDPDADLALVTFADRDFGDWAYERWPTISDGVLREFGPH from the coding sequence ATGGGCGTGCTCGACGTGATCGCGGACTGGCCGGTCGGTACCGCTGCCGCGGCGGTGGTCGGACCGGCCGGTGTGCTGGCCGAGTACGGCGATCAGCGGCACCGGTTCCGGCTCGCGTCGGTCACCAAACCGCTGGCGGCGCGTGCCGCGCAGATCGCCGTCGAGGAAGGTGTCGTCGACCTCGACACCGAGGCGGGTCCGCCCGGCTCGACCGTCCGGCACCTGCTCGCCCACACCTCCGGGCTTTCCATGCACTCCGACGAGACGATGGCCGAACCGGGCGACCGCCGCGTCTACTCGAACTACGGATTCGGGGTGCTCGCCGCCACCATCGAGCGGGCCGCCGACATCGAGTTCGGCCGCTATCTCGCCGAGGCGGTGTTCGAACCGCTCGGCATGTCCGACAGCACGCTCGACGGCGGGGCGGAGGCCGCCGGGTACGGGGCCTACTCCACGGTCGCCGACGTCGCGGCGTTCGCCGGCGACCTGCTGCGCCCGAAGCTGGTCTCCCAGCAGATGCACGACGAGGCGACCAGCGTGCAGTTCCCGGGACTCGACGGCGTGTTGCCCGGCTTCGGCGTGCAGCGCCCCAACGACTGGGGCCTGGGGTTCGAGATCCGCGACGACAAGTCGCCACACTGGACCGGCTCGACGAACTCGAAGCGCACGTACGGCCATTTCGGCCAGTCAGGGACGTTTCTGTGGGTGGATCCGGACGCGGACCTGGCGCTCGTCACCTTTGCTGATCGCGACTTCGGGGACTGGGCGTACGAGCGTTGGCCGACGATCTCTGATGGAGTCCTGAGAGAATTCGGGCCACACTAG
- a CDS encoding LuxR C-terminal-related transcriptional regulator: protein MNAGDMKTTTDLHTELVTAARAAHAGRDWHGSYANFARANAVAALSTDDLDALSVAAWRIGEAKEAVRIAERVFAQLARSDPNAAARKAVELALAWLTRGDLNIAAGWMNRARRLLDGVPESPTHGYLTYLDAVVAVLGDDLDTLTRLVADLRAMSGRLDVPALTALAMVAEAIEAVYAGRMSHAGGLLDEVMLPLMADDVPIDWAGDIYCIVLHICHKVADLPRMRAWVHSMERWCAAAGSDTYGGVCDVHRLQVRAATDDYQSLENQLARASQMLESVNSWAAGEGFYQLGEVRRLRGDADGAFAAYARARASGVDPQPGEAMLRCRLGQSQAAWADLRVALTSADRLDRMRLLRAAVEIALARGQFEEAEQYCRELEDGAAQFGTAGFRAWAAHARGAVHVQAGRHAEALDSLGAALREYRTQQSRYETAEVYEWMALAHRALGDHATADADSATAESIYAHLGVEPATVCGRPPGGLTKREIDILRRIAADGASNRQLAQQMFISEKTVGRHLANIYLKLQVSSRAAAVAWAHQHNIA from the coding sequence ATGAACGCCGGCGACATGAAAACCACGACCGACCTCCACACCGAACTGGTGACCGCGGCCCGCGCCGCCCATGCCGGCCGCGACTGGCACGGCTCGTATGCGAACTTCGCCCGGGCCAACGCCGTCGCGGCGCTGAGCACCGACGACCTCGACGCGTTGTCGGTCGCGGCCTGGCGCATCGGCGAGGCCAAGGAAGCGGTGCGCATCGCCGAGCGGGTTTTCGCCCAGTTGGCGCGCAGCGATCCGAACGCCGCGGCGCGCAAGGCCGTCGAACTGGCGCTGGCGTGGCTGACCCGCGGGGACCTCAACATCGCCGCCGGGTGGATGAACCGCGCCCGCCGACTGCTCGACGGTGTGCCGGAGAGCCCGACGCACGGTTACCTCACCTATCTGGACGCCGTGGTCGCCGTGCTCGGCGACGACCTGGACACGCTGACCCGGTTGGTGGCGGATCTGCGGGCGATGAGCGGCCGGCTCGACGTGCCCGCACTGACCGCGCTCGCGATGGTGGCCGAGGCGATCGAGGCGGTCTATGCCGGGCGGATGTCGCACGCCGGTGGACTTCTCGACGAGGTGATGCTGCCGCTGATGGCCGACGACGTGCCGATCGACTGGGCCGGCGACATCTACTGCATCGTGCTGCACATCTGCCACAAGGTGGCCGACCTGCCACGGATGCGGGCCTGGGTGCACTCCATGGAACGGTGGTGCGCGGCGGCGGGATCCGACACCTACGGCGGGGTGTGCGACGTGCACCGGCTGCAGGTGCGGGCCGCCACCGACGACTACCAGAGCCTGGAGAACCAGTTGGCCCGCGCCAGCCAGATGCTCGAGAGCGTCAACTCCTGGGCGGCCGGCGAGGGGTTCTACCAACTGGGGGAGGTGCGGCGACTGCGCGGCGACGCGGACGGCGCGTTCGCCGCGTACGCCAGGGCCCGCGCATCGGGTGTCGATCCGCAGCCGGGTGAGGCGATGCTGCGCTGCCGGCTGGGCCAGAGCCAGGCGGCATGGGCCGATCTAAGGGTGGCCCTGACGTCGGCAGACCGCCTGGACCGGATGCGCCTCCTGCGCGCCGCCGTCGAGATCGCCTTGGCGCGTGGGCAATTCGAGGAGGCCGAGCAATACTGCCGCGAACTGGAAGACGGTGCGGCGCAATTCGGCACCGCGGGCTTCCGGGCGTGGGCGGCCCATGCGCGCGGCGCGGTCCACGTCCAGGCCGGACGGCACGCCGAGGCGCTCGACAGCCTGGGCGCCGCGTTACGCGAATACCGCACCCAGCAGTCGCGTTACGAGACCGCCGAGGTCTACGAGTGGATGGCGTTGGCGCACCGCGCGTTGGGTGACCACGCAACCGCGGACGCCGATTCCGCCACCGCGGAGAGCATCTACGCCCATCTCGGGGTGGAACCCGCCACGGTCTGCGGCCGACCTCCCGGTGGGCTCACCAAGCGGGAGATCGACATTTTGCGCCGCATCGCCGCCGACGGTGCGAGCAACCGCCAGTTGGCGCAACAGATGTTCATCAGCGAGAAGACCGTCGGCCGGCACCTGGCGAACATCTACCTCAAGCTGCAGGTGTCATCGCGCGCTGCGGCGGTGGCGTGGGCGCACCAGCACAACATCGCGTAG